Below is a genomic region from Dama dama isolate Ldn47 chromosome 17, ASM3311817v1, whole genome shotgun sequence.
ttcctTGTTCCAGTTGAACACCAGCCTTTGGATATTTTCAGGGTAGACTGTGTGTCTCCCTTGGATGGACCGGAAGAAGTAACATCCTGCAAGCGGCTGTCAGAGGTCCTGAGAACACAAAGCCGTCTGGCCGTCCTTCCCCGTGTCGAATGGCGTTTGTCTCAGTAGCCCACTGAGGGCTCTCTTCCTCAGGATTCTGAACTTGTAACTAGGAGTCTGGGCCACGAAGATGCTGAGTTCCATCAAGTGTGTGCTGGTGGGAGACTCTGCTGTGGGGAAAACGTCTCTGCTGGTACGTTTCACCTCGGAAACCTTCCCTGAAGCTTACAAGCCTACAGTATATGAAAATACAGGTGTAGACGTTTTCATGGACGGGATCCAGATCAGCCTGGGCCTGTGGGACACGGCCGGCAACGATGCCTTCAGGAGCATCCGCCCTCTGTCCTACCAGCAGGCAGACGTGGTGTTGATGTGCTACTCCGTGGCCAACCACAACTCCTTCCTGAACCTGAAGAACAAGTGGATCGGGGAAGTCAGGAGCAACCTGCCATGCACCCCCGTGCTGGTGGTGGCCACCCAGACGGACCAGCGGGAGGTGGGGCCCCATCGGGCCTCCTGTGTCAACGCCATCGAAGGGAAGAGACTGGCCCAGGATGTGAGAGCCAAAGGCTACTTGGAGTGCTCGGCCCTCAGCAACCGGGGCGTCCAGCAGGTGTTTGAATGTGCCGTCCGAACTGCCGTCAACCAAGCCCGGAGACGCAACAGGAGGAGGTTCTTCTCCATCAACGAGTGCAAGATCCTCTGAACCCCAGAGACTTCATCCCACGCTCACTTACCACAGAGACCGGCTGGGACAGAGAGAGCAGGCAAGCCAGCAAAGGACTGATGCTCTTTCTGGGCATGGCCTGACTGGCTTTTACCACCGGATACAGTTGTTGACGGGACTTGGCCACTGGATGTTTTTATAATATGTACTCTACGAATGAACTCTTTGCCCAGTACAATTAGAAGATTCCTGGGGACACTGTAATGACTATTTCATGTTTGAttcaaaaaccacaatgaagtgaGTTTTCCAAAGAATACCATATTTAAAGACACAGCTTATTTAAATAGTAACAAATGAACAGCATTTGTATATAATTAGCTTTCACACTTGGAGTCTTTTCCTCCCTACTCACAAACTGATGTGAGTGCAATGACCTCACAGGGCTCTGACATATGTTCATAGTGTTAGCATTTTCACCTGAAGTAGTAATTTTGTTGAAATCACACTCGCCTGTTAGATTTTATTAGGTAACCAATTTTAAAATCACTGTAAACTGATCCTTGCAATTaattttccattcatttgttgttcagagttgtatgtataaaatacagtTAAATGACATAAGGTTACTATAATACTGCCTAATGATTTTTAAACGACTATCATTTTATGTCTCTGTAATTATTGAAAAAAACTATTTCTTATGGTATTGCCTTTGAGCCAAAGAATTTCAATTATACAGTAAGTATTCTGTCATTCACTGAAACAGACTGAAGGAACACTTATCAGGTAGAGAATCAGACTGCTCTAAGCGATAACCGCGGAACTTGGAACAGATGTGAGGAAGTCTTACTTTCATTTCAGAGACTGCTGCACTTTGCCTGCTTCCTAACTTATTGTAGGTCTGATGAAAGAGCAGGCTTAAAGTTCTCCATAATGGTGATTTAGCAGATTTGTTGTTTGAGCTCTAAACTGAGCTAGCATGGCAACATAATTCATTAATTTGAGGGTCTAATCAGAATTAATTGGGGCCGTGTCTACATGAATGATAtgtgtttaaaggaaaaaaggggaTTTATAGCTTCTACTATTTCATGAGTATGAAACATCTGagtggaaaaaaatcacaaattccaAACAGGAAAACTGTATAGCAATTGTAATAAAAAGTTATCAGGGGAAATACTGAATCAATAGGAACATCCCCCCACCATTCTATCTGATAGCTTAAAAGCAACAGTATTAACCATCTATTAAAGCTGAAAACAGAGGACTATGTAACTTAAGAAATTGTGAAGCCTGGAACCCACATGTTGCATTTACTTCCTTAATCAAATAAAACCTAGAACTACTCTGAACCACATTTATTAAAGTCCATTACTGTTACAGTGCAACACACCATTACATACCACTGGTAAGGCAGCTGGCACAAACGACTATGATTAGACTTACATTGACGTAACCAAACCAATTTTCTAGTTTCCTTATGTGGTCAATTCTTTATAGCGCTAATCAGTGTCAAAATCAGAAGTGTGCTCATCTTTACactgccttctctctctttcctcctctctcatCCACCTCCAGTGAGACAGCTGGACCCGGGGTCTGAGTCTTTGAGCCTGAGGTTCCCTCGCTTCCCTGGGGCAGACACATCTGCCTGTACCCAGCAGCTCCAGCTCTCCAGCCCCATGGCTTGTGCTCGCCTCTGTGTTATCTGTTTCCCATGACATGAGAGCTACTTGATCCAACTTTCTATGTTGGGCATCCTGGGAGTGGAGGCCTTCAGAGCTGGCCAGGCAGGGCCAGTGATAGGAGCACATTTCCTGCTGATATGCTTGTTgaccttccttctcttctccaacAATCGCAAATGGGCTTAAATAACGCATGCAGGTTTTCCTTCAGGTCCAGTCTTTAGGGTGGGAGGTATTGCTCAATAGTGTCCGACTCTCtccaaccccgtgaactgtagtctgccaggctcctctgtccacggaattctccaggcaagagtactagagtggggtaccattcccttctccatgggatcttcccacccagggatccagcctgggtctcccgtgttgcaggcagattctttaccttctgagctaccggAGAAGCCTAAGagcactgtgcatgcatgctaagtcgtttcagtcgtgtacAACCCCGTGCAACCttagggactgcagcctgccagactcctctgtccatgggattctccaggcaagactactggagtggcttgccatttccttctctaggggatcttcccacccagggatctaagctgtgtttcccacactgcaggcagattctttatcttctgagccaccagggaagccccatttactgTGATAGCAGGAATAAAGTTCTAATGACAAAATTGGCTGTTTtcaagcttttctttctttcttgttgaaGGGAGATTGGTGGAATGGTGGGTGGTGGAGGTAGGGATCTGAAAATGGGAAGGGCAACTGACTCTAAGTGAGGGAAGAGGAGATGATTCCGTAGTGGAAGCAGGGGGGTGGAAGGGAAGTCCAGACAGACACAATCTAATGACTTTGCCTTCGACTGGGCACATAGACGAGTCCCCTGCCTGTTGGCTGGGGCCAAACTCAAGGACTCCCTCTGGCCACCCACTCATCTGAGAACAGGACTCTATGTGGAAACCCTCCCCAGTGATGGGACCTGGCAGAAACTGAGGCCAGTCAGTGTCTGTCTCCCCTACTAGATGATAGTGCTTGAAGTCAGAGCCACACCTCAGAGTTCCCAGGGCCCAGCTCAGGGAAAGTATTGAAGTTGAACAAAGTCACGTTGAACTGGAGAGAAGGACAAGATTTGGGCTCTTGCGTTGAAAGTGGTTATGGGAAGGAACCCCACCACGTAGGGGTAGGGGCGGGGGagggaaagaagtgaaaagagGTCATTTTGTTAGAATTCACGCAATGTATTCTGCGTGAATGTTCTACGTGACTGTATATCTATTTCTCCTGCCTGGACTCCAGTATTTGTTTCTTACACTTCAAAACttgcagtactttttttttttcttaaattaatttttaaaattgtatgttGATTCTTAACCATCCCAAGTAGCAACATTAAATATGCTCTCGTTTTACACTGAAGAGTTGGTCTGAGTGGTTGAATAACTCAtcccattttcttttactttatccTGACAAAATGGGGTGGTAGAAGCGAGTGCAATGACATTAGGCTGAGTGACAAGAAAGTAGAAAGCGCTCCAACCGTTACCACTTGTTGAGGGCTTTGGAAATGCCAGGTCCTGTGCTAAACACTCGAGTGCTTGTTATCTCACCACGTGGTGTGAGCACCATCCTAcgtggggaaaccgaggcccagcACACTGACGGATGAGCCCAAGGCCCCTCAGCAGGCGAGTGGCAGCACCAGGAGTCTCGAGTGTGTTTGCTGAACTTCAAAGCTGAACTCAAAACCGCCATGTCGAGAGCAGCCTGACTGTATATCTTTGCCACACGTGATCTCATATAACCTTGTAGGCCCCAGCCCTACCAGTCAAGTGGCCtgtattttaaaactgatttttaataaaatattccgAGTCTGATCTTTGTcctacctttttatttttcttcctggcaATGAGAAAGGGACGCATCTAAGACTTTGTAAACCATCGTTCACAAAGGTGTCCGTGTCCTGACATAGAACTTAATCCTTAACGGTAGATAGACCGCCATAACGTGGGAGTTAAGAGAAGCAGATGGTTGTGACATATTTTGGAGTCACAAAGTCTGGGTCATGTGTCtttcagcctcagtttctctaaaCTAAAACAGATACTAATTCCTGGATTCCTCTAAGAATTCATACAGTAGTGACTGTGGGAATGTTTTATGTCTGTGAACTATGGTTCATGGTTGCGTTTTCATGGTTTGGGTGGATCTCTATGCAGATACATGGGCTGAAGAATCTAGGTCCGATCAGAATATTCTAGGACTTGTTGATACTGGCCCACATAATGGGAAATTACGCAGAAGCAGGTGCTGTTTGTTGCAGGGCTAAATAGGGTAAGATGAGTAAAATGGCACATAATGATAATAGCAACAAACTATATTTAATTCCTACTGGTTCCAAGTTTGTGCTAGGCCAACTTTACATACACCATCGAATTAAATCCTCAGAACTACTCATAAGGTAGatattattctctttcttttgatgagaaactgaggctcagactaATACATAGAGATATTTTCCTTGCATCTTTACTTTTCAAAGTGTAATTTTGGTGTAATTAAACTCCACCAGTTAAAAATTGTATGGTGAATTATATTTAATGTTCATTACACTTGCTACCTTAGCTAAGATGGTGAAAATGACTCGTTACATGCTGATGATTAGGGCTTGGCAGTCTTCCTGCGTGAGCTTCCTTTTGCCACTTTTCCTATGAGGAAAGTCTCAGATGGTTCCTATCACATGCTCGTGGTGGTCTCTGCTGGTTGTCCCCACTCCCCCATCTCCATTTTCCACCCTTGACTGCCCTCCCCTGTGGCTGAGAGGCTAATCCTTGGTCTGTGTCACCCAGGGTCTCTTCCTGACTGGCTTTCACTTGGATGCAGCTGCTGGGAGACTGTCTGGAAGTCAGAGGGTAGGATGAGAGGATAGTTGGGCgttttttcctatttgtttccTGCCTGGGTGATGCTTGTCCATAGAGCCCCTCCCACCTGCTGAGCGGCTTCTCCATGTCTCCACAGGGCCTCGGACTGTActtcctccctctgtctctcagTCCTGCAGGAGGTCCTGCTGCTGCTAGTCTTGGGGAGTTGCCTTAATCCAGACCTCTCCCAGTCGTGCCTTCATTCACATCTCTTCATCTGAACCATCTGGAATAAATTTGGTTTCCTATGGGATTTCGGCTGGTGTACTCACCAAGTATTCAAGGTCATCTGTATGTGTGGGCAGTCAGTGAGCACTCAAAACTCTTCTTATGTGTTTTATGCACTCTTGTGCGCCTGatgtatttcataatttaaacagtttagttttttttttttttttttaattttaagttcaGGTTGTACAGTCAAATTACCAGaatttgaattccagctctgccactcactagcCTGGCAGCCTTGTGCAAGTTAACTCTCCTCTCTGTgcatcaatttcctcatctgtaaaatggagaaaatagcatCAGAAGGCGGCAAGggttaaagaaaagaatgaatacaGGCAAAGGCTGCAATATGACTGGCACATAGAAAGTTTTCAACGGATGGCAGCTGCATCATTCAGTTGGCATATTGTGTATCTCAGAGCTGGGAGGCTCCTGCTCTTCAGGGGACTAAGACTTTATAATCCTGGACTGTTAAATGACCTACCGAAGCGCTGTGAGCTTGTGGCAGACAGTCCACCTCATTCTCGCTACCACCCTTTGGATTCTCTTGCTCTCAGCTGCATGAGCAGAGAGGTTTTGTTTCACTTCTTCACTTTTCATAAGCTGGCTTTCCAATCCAAGTTTCCTGTACTTTGTAACTTGCAGTATTCCTTGTTAGCACAAAACAGATGACTTTCAGTGCCTTACTGAAGGGATCTACAGAGCCTCCAAtcccttatttattcattcatcctttaCGAGGCTCCTTAtgcttccatgatggctcagacagttaagaacctgcctgcaacgctggagacccgagtttgatccctgggtcaggaagattccctggagaagggaatggctacccactccagtattcttgcttgtaaaagtccatggataaaggagcctggcaggctacagtccatgggttcacaaataattggacatgaccaagcaactaaaaCTTGATGTTCTTTAAAGGGGGTGAGTCAAAGAAAGTAGAGAACTCCATCACTAAAAGAGATATCGATCTGAGCGTTTCTTCATCACTAGATTTATGATGTTATTTCATAATtatgtgtttatattttcatGTCCCCATTGGACCATGACCTTCTTGGCACCAAGACTGAAAATAGCCAAAGCTACTGCTTCTGTGGAGTTTAGGATCTAGTTAGGTAGGGATAGCTGTGTATGTGCAGATAATAATTATGTAAACAAATCTGATAACTGTGGATGTGTGATCAGTGCTATAAAGAAACAAattaggaaaagagagagaggacatTTGATAGTTTATTCTCTGAAGTGAGGAGAAGCCTGGTTGATGTAGACAGACtgcattgtttaaaaataaacccCCCCTCTGAAAAAGAGAGCAAACTTAACTTTGCCGGCCTCAAAAAAGGGACACTCAGGCTTTTCACAGTAATCAGTGTTCACTACCCAGTTCCCTCCAGAAGTGACGAACTTACCTGGGGATTCCAGCCCATCTGGCAATTCCAACCCTGTTGGGTTAGGGCTGTTCCGAGGGATGAATTAGCAGACTGGCTCAGAAAAGTGACACAGTTTACAGAAGGAGGCTGATGCTGGAGGCTTACACCAGCAAGTGGTTTCCAACGGATTCTGAAAACGAGGAAGGAAGTGACTTAGAACTCACAGAAGAGATAGGCCGCAAAGGAGAGCCAAGAGCTTGCCTGCTGCGTTCTGTGGACCTATTCCAAGAATTGGTGTGTGTATGGTAGCACAGGCTTGAGAAAGAGCAAGGTTACAGCACATTGGAGCCCACCTACTGATGCCGTTGTAGTACTCGCCCTTTATGGCCGGGTTGTTTAAATAAAGCATAGCAAGCTGCCCAATctgtcttctgtctgtggaacttTCATGCAGAGGGAAACAGGCAGGGGTGTAATTTACGAGTGAGTCACTGGAATTAACCGAAGGGTAGTTGTTGGATGGTAAAGCCATCATTTCAGGgaactaaagatttactgagggTTTTTGAttgaagctatttaaaaaaaaaaaaaaagttttcagaaagTCTGCAATAAATCACTGCACGTATGTACTTCTCAAATatatctctccctcctcctcatcATTTCCCTCTGCAGCCAGGTACCCCTGTCACCCACCTCTGGTTGCTCCAGCATCTGAAATGGGGCCTTGCTAATAGTAGACCCTGACCTCTATTTCCTGAGTGAATCAGTCTCCATGATCACCACCCCACATATTCATTTATAGAGCTCTTTAAATGTGTCCAAAGTGCCTTTCCACGTCTTATGGTACTAATTGCCAGTGTTTGCTTAGCATTCTCTAACTTTGTGTACGTTTTCTCCCAGGACCTCACAATCACGCTGTGTGTTATTATCTGGCCCATTTTACAGGCCAGGAAGCTAAGACTCAGGAAggctgttgctgctgttcagttgctaagtcttgtctgactctgcaaccccgtggattctagcacaccaggctcctctgtcatccaccatctcctggaatttgctcaaattcatccccgtggagtcagtgatgccagctaatcatctcatcctctgctgccccttctcttgccctcaatctttcccagcatcagagtcttttccaatgaatcaactcttcgcatcaggtggcctaagtattggaacttcagcttcagcatcagtccttccagtaaatattcagggctgattttttcaggactgactgatttgatctccttgcaatccaagggactttcaggagtcttttcctgcaccacacttcaaaagcatcagttcttcaggactcagccttctttatggtccaactctgtcATCAATACATgatactagaaaaaccatacctttgactataggGCAAGGCTAACTGACCCCATCTATGTGCATCTAGCTAATGCTTGGCAAAATCAGGATTGTGCTTAGATCTTTTGGTTCCAAACTCCCCTTTTTCCCGCTCTATCAGGATTTCATCTGAGGCTCAAGATGACCCTGTGAAGAAGTGAGAGAAATGAGAGCCAGGAAGGTGATGTGATGTGTCTAGGCCGTGCACACAGTTACTGTCCAGAAGTGAGGTCCCTTCTAAGCCCAGCTCATTAATattatcatctttattatcagaacacattaaaaaaattgaaccCACTTCTACGTAGTTGCCTCTGAGTAACAAATTGAAAAGTCTGAAAGAAGGAAATTATCTGTAAGGGTCCAAACTGTATTTGCACTAATTCTCTGTACACTGCATGCAAACTCACACtaactttttttctctccttctgttaGTGTATACGCTTCTATTGAAGGTCTAATATCTAAATCAACATGGGTGGAACGTTTTCTTGTGTTCTctattatttttgtcttattattttaattattatgccATAT
It encodes:
- the RHOH gene encoding rho-related GTP-binding protein RhoH; this translates as MLSSIKCVLVGDSAVGKTSLLVRFTSETFPEAYKPTVYENTGVDVFMDGIQISLGLWDTAGNDAFRSIRPLSYQQADVVLMCYSVANHNSFLNLKNKWIGEVRSNLPCTPVLVVATQTDQREVGPHRASCVNAIEGKRLAQDVRAKGYLECSALSNRGVQQVFECAVRTAVNQARRRNRRRFFSINECKIL